Proteins from one Rosa chinensis cultivar Old Blush chromosome 7, RchiOBHm-V2, whole genome shotgun sequence genomic window:
- the LOC112180793 gene encoding inner centromere protein: protein MCSPPSAMEKGGTRKRPRPSNPSCNQLRSFAHRRFNSGTGPSSPTKAFHGGPGQVPFQAVSPHGKAKKARTEEKDHEFQKSSPLHPQPSETEETSEYLRDFQEISDKHKSLVSLFTSCMRSISPEEVNKVEPLELCQKSVSMNLNAVYYQHGAMEYLERVHYELSGLRIEKKMLQDSNLKLENDLLTEKSEAREAKAQIELEMIKERKRAEEEKVRADTLVAQIELEMIKERKRAEEEKVRADTLVAQIELEMIKERKRAEEEKVRADTLVAQIELEMIKERKRAEEEKVRADTLVAQIELEMIKERKRAEEEKVRADTLVAQIELEMIKERKRAEEEKVRADTLVAQIEKLLVELQKAKAALEEEKEKVSKLSEGIPALEVASVQAFKESKEFTNLMFEQFARGYDDCRTVIEEHNFRLDLSWMDVEDVTNERILS, encoded by the exons ATGTGTTCACCACCAAGTGCCATGGAAAAAGGCGGGACAAGAAAGAGGCCACGACCTTCCAACCCATCGTGCAACCAATTAAGATCTTTTGCTCACAGGAGGTTTAACTCTGGCACGGGTCCATCCAGCCCCACAAAAGCTTTCCATGGAGGGCCTGGCCAGGTACCTTTTCAGGCTGTATCACCACATGGGAAAGCTAAGAAGGCTCGTACGGAAGAAAAAGATCATGAGTTCCAAAAGAGCTCCCCTTTGCACCCACAGCCCAGTGAAACTGAGGAGACCTCTGAATATTTGAGGGATTTCCAGGAAATCAGTGACAAGCATAAGTCCTTGGTTTCCCTGTTTACATCTTGTATGAGGTCCATCTCTCCCGAGGAAGTAAACAAAGTCGAACCACTTGAGCTCTGTCAAAAATCTGTCTCCATGAACCTGAAT GCAGTCTACTATCAGCATGGTGCAATGGAATATCTAGAAAGAGTACATTATGAGTTGAGTGGGCTTAGGATTGAGAAAAAGATGCTTCAAGATAGCAATTTGAAGTTGGAAAATGATCTTTTGACCGAGAAATCTGAGGCGCGTGAGGCAAAGGCTCAAATTGAATTGGAAATGATAAAGGAGAGAAAAAGAGCTGAAGAGGAGAAGGTCCGAGCAGACACTCTTGTGGCTCAAATTGAATTGGAAATGATAAAGGAGAGAAAAAGAGCTGAAGAGGAGAAAGTCCGAGCAGACACTCTTGTGGCTCAAATTGAATTGGAAATGATAAAGGAGAGAAAAAGAGCTGAAGAGGAGAAGGTCCGAGCAGACACTCTTGTGGCTCAAATTGAATTGGAAATGATAAAGGAGAGAAAAAGAGCTGAAGAGGAGAAGGTCCGAGCAGACACTCTTGTGGCTCAAATTGAATTGGAAATGATAAAGGAGAGAAAAAGAGCTGAAGAGGAGAAGGTCCGAGCAGACACTCTTGTGGCTCAAATTGAATTGGAAATGATAAAGGAGAGAAAAAGAGCTGAAGAGGAGAAGGTCCGAGCAGACACTCTTGTGGCTCAAATTGAAAAACTGTTAGTAGAGCTTCAAAAAGCCAAGGCGGCCCTagaagaggagaaagaaaaagtgTCTAAGCTGTCTGAAGGAATACCAGCTCTTGAGGTTGCTTCTGTTCAAGCTTTCAAGGAGTCGAAGGAGTTCACAAACTTAATGTTTGAGCAATTTGCCAGAGGTTATGATGATTGCAGAACAGTGATAGAGGAACACAATTTTCGGCTAGATCTGAGCTGGATGGACGTGGAAGATGTCACAAATGAGAGAATTCTTTCTTGA